From Coriobacteriaceae bacterium, a single genomic window includes:
- a CDS encoding glycosyl hydrolase, with product MAAYFEQVLGGTYDNHVLPFLWLKGEARETITEYLEQIAGADIREVCLESRTHPDFCRDGWWSDLRFIIGECKRLGLKIWLLDDAHFPTGYANGALEGDDVDPALKKTVLKHRTITVVGPQPSTTIKLGNLMDPTERFVGAAAFDAAGAPLDLALTVEQGDDGTPARLRFDAPTGITTIELYVTSQKTGFRDEYINMVDAASCRVLIDAVYEPTFEHLGDEFGKTILGFFTDEPGFMNEKGTAPDDASTSSFIGRSDLALPWSDELARRLHDALGENWLTKLHGLWTREADGAQVRHAYMDLATQLYRSCFDEQIGDWCRAHGIMHIGHVIEDKSCHTRLGQGAGHYFRAVAGQDMAGVDVVINQLAPGIDRGRYSYFHGAWNMEFFTYALAKLGSSAARLDPKKQGRCMAEVFGAFGWHEGLREMKWIADHMLVRGINWFTPHAFSMAPFPDWDCPPHFYAHGNNPQWPHFGQLMRYMNRTATLLSEGAAARPVAILYHADAEWAGNAMPVERVAAELTRAQIDFDFVPAEAFENEERYEVSIADGTFAVNGCRYQAFVMPGASFVGTAAAEAVRRMMAAGVTVLAANEVPGALYNADGAADLDGLTATPLAGVADVLAAAGLQAVVTDTPQPWLRALRYERADETYVMLVNEHPRESICCTVALARGERLCGTRLDLLNGTEPVAFDGALELAPFESCVVVLEASGAIEPADCTDTSTRATLALDISHPWTVALSPAGGDETFGEPQKLEHLCDLTAELFAGTCGTFRYRTSFELTDDLAHTAIDLGDVYEVATLTLDGQTLGTRICPPYRFATGALAAGTHELTIDVINTLDHATSDIFALTEPVAPSGVLGPVTLLGQNLPK from the coding sequence ATGGCGGCGTATTTTGAGCAGGTGCTTGGCGGCACCTACGACAACCATGTGCTTCCGTTCTTGTGGCTTAAGGGCGAGGCGCGCGAGACGATCACCGAGTATCTGGAGCAGATCGCTGGGGCGGACATCCGCGAGGTCTGCCTGGAATCGCGCACGCATCCCGATTTCTGTCGCGACGGCTGGTGGTCTGACCTGCGCTTTATCATCGGCGAGTGCAAGCGCCTGGGGTTAAAGATCTGGCTGCTCGACGACGCCCACTTCCCCACAGGCTATGCCAACGGCGCACTCGAAGGCGATGACGTCGACCCCGCGCTCAAGAAGACCGTACTCAAGCATCGCACGATTACGGTCGTTGGTCCCCAGCCGTCCACGACCATCAAGCTCGGTAATCTCATGGACCCCACCGAGCGCTTTGTGGGCGCGGCGGCTTTTGATGCCGCTGGTGCGCCGCTCGACCTTGCGCTCACTGTTGAGCAAGGAGACGATGGCACACCCGCCCGATTGCGTTTTGACGCCCCCACCGGCATCACCACGATTGAGCTGTACGTCACCAGCCAAAAGACCGGCTTTCGCGATGAGTACATCAACATGGTCGACGCCGCCTCATGCCGCGTGCTGATCGATGCCGTCTACGAGCCCACGTTTGAACACCTGGGCGATGAGTTCGGCAAAACGATCTTGGGCTTCTTTACCGACGAGCCCGGCTTTATGAACGAGAAGGGCACCGCGCCCGACGATGCTTCTACCAGCAGCTTTATCGGGCGAAGCGACTTGGCGCTGCCGTGGTCGGACGAGCTTGCCCGCCGCCTACACGATGCGCTTGGCGAGAATTGGCTTACCAAGTTGCACGGCCTTTGGACGCGCGAGGCAGACGGCGCCCAGGTTCGCCACGCCTATATGGACCTTGCTACGCAGCTCTACCGCAGCTGCTTTGACGAGCAGATTGGCGATTGGTGCCGCGCGCACGGCATTATGCACATTGGCCACGTGATCGAGGACAAGAGTTGCCACACGCGCCTGGGCCAGGGCGCCGGACATTACTTCCGCGCGGTCGCGGGGCAGGACATGGCTGGCGTGGATGTGGTCATCAACCAGCTTGCCCCCGGAATTGACCGCGGGCGCTACAGCTACTTCCACGGCGCATGGAACATGGAGTTCTTTACGTACGCGCTCGCCAAGTTGGGATCTTCGGCAGCGCGCCTCGACCCCAAAAAGCAGGGGCGCTGCATGGCCGAGGTCTTTGGCGCCTTTGGCTGGCACGAGGGCCTGCGCGAGATGAAGTGGATCGCCGACCATATGCTCGTCCGCGGTATTAACTGGTTTACGCCGCACGCGTTTAGCATGGCGCCCTTCCCCGATTGGGACTGCCCGCCGCACTTTTACGCGCACGGCAACAACCCGCAATGGCCGCACTTTGGCCAGCTCATGCGCTATATGAATCGCACGGCGACGCTCCTTTCGGAAGGCGCTGCCGCTCGCCCCGTCGCCATTCTGTACCATGCCGACGCCGAATGGGCCGGCAACGCCATGCCCGTCGAGCGCGTGGCGGCCGAACTCACGCGCGCGCAGATCGACTTTGATTTTGTGCCGGCAGAGGCTTTTGAGAATGAGGAGCGTTACGAGGTTTCGATTGCCGATGGGACGTTTGCCGTTAATGGCTGTCGCTACCAGGCGTTTGTTATGCCCGGGGCTTCGTTTGTCGGCACCGCCGCGGCGGAAGCGGTGAGACGCATGATGGCCGCGGGTGTCACGGTGCTCGCTGCTAACGAAGTGCCCGGCGCTCTTTATAACGCGGATGGCGCAGCCGATCTGGACGGGCTTACGGCGACGCCGCTTGCCGGCGTGGCGGACGTGCTGGCAGCCGCGGGGCTGCAGGCCGTTGTGACCGATACGCCTCAGCCCTGGCTGCGCGCCCTTCGCTACGAGCGTGCAGACGAGACCTATGTGATGCTGGTCAACGAGCATCCGCGTGAAAGTATTTGCTGTACGGTTGCACTTGCTCGAGGCGAGCGCCTTTGCGGCACGCGCCTCGACCTGCTGAACGGCACCGAACCCGTTGCGTTTGATGGCGCGTTGGAGCTGGCGCCCTTCGAGAGCTGCGTTGTTGTTCTGGAGGCAAGCGGCGCAATCGAGCCCGCGGACTGCACCGACACGAGCACACGTGCAACGCTCGCCCTCGACATCAGCCACCCCTGGACCGTCGCCCTCTCCCCTGCCGGCGGCGATGAAACCTTTGGCGAGCCGCAAAAGCTCGAGCACCTGTGCGATCTCACGGCTGAACTGTTCGCCGGCACCTGCGGCACGTTCCGCTATCGCACGTCGTTCGAGCTGACCGACGACCTCGCCCACACCGCCATTGACCTGGGGGATGTCTACGAAGTCGCAACACTCACGCTCGACGGACAAACGCTCGGCACGCGCATCTGCCCGCCCTATCGCTTTGCGACAGGCGCGCTTGCCGCCGGCACGCACGAGCTCACCATCGATGTCATCAACACGCTCGACCATGCGACCTCCGACATCTTCGCCCTCACCGAGCCCGTCGCGCCCAGCGGTGTCCTCGGCCCCGTTACCCTTCTCGGACAAAACCTGCCAAAATAA
- a CDS encoding helix-turn-helix domain-containing protein yields the protein MDIARLDNLLLELTNSERAYRAGAHYDWSDALGQGNQADVDGRHIRKIGNPALALRQEGMPDGLSIVRNSRFNPVPEHVHDYVEISYIYRGRAPQIVNGAPLMLAQNEVLLLDVACPHAVGELGEHDIMLSVIISRPMLSRSLEQSLSPTSAVSRFLLNALTDETDHRGHVHFHTGGSRRVRRYMQEMLCERLDPTPASPQIVSRLFELLLVELMQSYEAGLLRSDAPALPSAQVAAAMGYIERHACDCALDDLARHLHLSPNYASALLKRQTGRTFMQLVQEGRLARAAALLDAGATAEAAAREAGYANMSFFYKKFAERYGCTPAAYRQRFPR from the coding sequence ATGGATATCGCACGGCTGGACAACCTTCTGCTCGAGCTGACCAACAGTGAGCGAGCCTATCGCGCGGGCGCCCATTACGACTGGAGCGATGCGCTCGGTCAAGGTAATCAAGCAGATGTCGATGGTCGGCATATCCGTAAAATCGGCAACCCAGCGCTCGCCCTACGACAAGAAGGCATGCCCGATGGTCTATCGATTGTTCGCAACTCGCGCTTCAATCCCGTGCCGGAACATGTCCACGATTATGTCGAAATCAGCTATATCTATCGAGGACGAGCGCCGCAGATCGTCAACGGCGCGCCGCTCATGCTCGCTCAAAACGAGGTCCTCCTGCTCGATGTCGCCTGCCCGCATGCCGTAGGCGAGCTCGGCGAGCACGACATTATGCTGAGTGTCATCATCTCGCGGCCAATGCTCAGCCGCAGCCTGGAGCAAAGTCTTTCGCCCACAAGCGCTGTCTCGCGGTTCCTGCTCAACGCCCTCACGGACGAAACGGACCACCGCGGACACGTGCATTTCCATACGGGCGGCAGCCGTCGCGTGCGCCGCTACATGCAGGAGATGCTGTGCGAGCGTCTGGACCCCACGCCAGCGAGCCCCCAGATTGTCTCGAGGCTGTTTGAGCTGCTGTTGGTCGAGCTCATGCAAAGCTACGAGGCCGGTCTTCTGCGGTCGGACGCGCCCGCGCTGCCATCGGCGCAGGTCGCGGCTGCTATGGGCTATATCGAGCGTCACGCCTGCGATTGCGCGCTCGACGACCTCGCCCGCCATCTGCACCTGAGCCCCAACTACGCAAGCGCCCTACTCAAGCGTCAGACAGGCCGCACATTCATGCAGCTCGTGCAGGAGGGCCGCCTGGCGCGCGCAGCGGCACTGCTCGACGCCGGTGCCACGGCAGAGGCGGCTGCGCGCGAGGCGGGCTATGCCAACATGAGCTTCTTCTACAAAAAGTTTGCCGAGCGCTATGGCTGCACGCCGGCTGCCTATCGTCAGCGTTTTCCCAGATAA
- a CDS encoding glycoside hydrolase family 1 protein: protein MANIKFPEGFYWGGATAANQFEGAWNVDGRGASVDDHFLGGSYKEPRQITIDIDPNRFYPNHDGIDFYHHYEEDIALFAEMGFNMFRMSISWSRIFPNGDDAEPNEAGLAFYDRVFDCLRAHNIEPLVTLSHYEMPYHLVEKYNGWASRELIGFFEKYCQTVFDRYQDKVKFWLTFNEINCGTMDMGAMMETGLIQGFEGPASAIKTTAQQRFQALHHQFVASGRVVRYAHEHYPQFKMGNMDCFILSYAATCDPVDVFATQQQMNSMNWYCSDVQVRGKYPFYAKRFWAENDVELAMEDGDLQDIADGKVDFYTFSYYMSGTVGTHKDHEMTEGNMTFGGKNPYLESTDWGWQIDPLGLRIALNEIYARYEIPLMVVENGMGAYDEVEEDGSIHDPYRIAYLQSHVKAMGEAIADGVDLIAYTWWGPIDLVSAGTGEMRKRYGFIHVDKYDDGTGTYERRRKDSFYAYQKIIKSNGAEGLD, encoded by the coding sequence ATGGCAAACATCAAGTTCCCCGAGGGTTTCTATTGGGGTGGCGCCACCGCCGCTAACCAGTTTGAGGGCGCTTGGAACGTGGACGGCCGCGGCGCTTCCGTCGACGACCACTTCCTGGGCGGCAGCTACAAGGAGCCGCGTCAGATCACGATCGATATCGACCCCAACCGCTTCTATCCCAACCATGACGGCATCGATTTCTACCATCACTACGAGGAGGACATCGCGCTGTTCGCCGAGATGGGCTTCAACATGTTCCGCATGTCCATCTCCTGGAGCCGCATCTTCCCCAACGGCGACGATGCCGAGCCCAACGAGGCCGGCCTCGCCTTCTACGACCGCGTCTTCGACTGCCTGCGCGCCCACAACATCGAGCCGCTCGTGACGCTTTCGCACTACGAGATGCCCTATCACCTGGTCGAGAAGTACAACGGCTGGGCAAGCCGCGAGCTCATCGGCTTCTTTGAGAAGTATTGCCAGACCGTCTTCGACCGCTACCAGGACAAGGTCAAGTTCTGGCTGACCTTTAACGAGATCAACTGCGGCACCATGGACATGGGCGCCATGATGGAGACCGGCCTGATCCAGGGCTTCGAGGGCCCGGCAAGCGCCATCAAGACCACCGCTCAGCAGCGCTTCCAGGCCCTGCATCACCAGTTTGTCGCCAGCGGCCGCGTCGTGCGCTACGCCCACGAGCACTACCCGCAGTTCAAGATGGGCAACATGGACTGCTTTATCCTCTCCTACGCCGCCACGTGCGATCCGGTCGACGTGTTCGCCACGCAGCAGCAGATGAACTCCATGAACTGGTACTGCTCCGACGTGCAGGTGCGCGGCAAGTATCCGTTCTATGCCAAGCGCTTCTGGGCCGAGAACGACGTCGAGCTCGCAATGGAGGACGGCGACCTGCAGGATATCGCCGACGGCAAGGTCGATTTCTACACCTTTAGCTACTACATGTCCGGCACCGTGGGCACCCACAAGGATCACGAGATGACCGAGGGCAACATGACCTTTGGCGGCAAGAACCCCTATCTGGAGTCCACCGATTGGGGCTGGCAGATCGATCCGCTGGGCCTGCGCATCGCCCTCAACGAGATTTACGCCCGCTACGAGATTCCGCTGATGGTGGTCGAGAACGGCATGGGCGCCTACGACGAGGTCGAGGAGGACGGCTCCATCCACGACCCGTATCGTATCGCCTACTTGCAGAGCCACGTCAAGGCCATGGGCGAGGCCATTGCCGACGGCGTCGACCTGATTGCCTACACCTGGTGGGGCCCCATCGACCTGGTTTCCGCCGGCACCGGCGAGATGCGCAAGCGCTACGGCTTCATTCACGTCGATAAGTACGACGACGGCACCGGCACCTACGAGCGCCGCCGCAAGGACAGCTTCTACGCCTACCAGAAGATCATCAAGTCCAACGGTGCCGAGGGCCTGGATTAA
- a CDS encoding PTS glucose transporter subunit IIA: MGLFDMFKKKAEPAAAAAPASISASAGADVLCSPVKGKVIKMADVPDPVFGGEVLGKGCAVWPEDDLVYAPCDGKVTVTMGHAVGLQSDSGIEVLVHVGVDTVNMNGDGFEGFVKADDVVKAGQPILKIDRAKIAAAGYKDCVVVAVSNTAEFADVELAVEAESAVAAGDAIVKVVRK, encoded by the coding sequence ATGGGTCTGTTTGACATGTTCAAGAAGAAGGCTGAGCCCGCGGCTGCTGCTGCTCCGGCCTCCATCTCTGCTTCTGCCGGCGCCGACGTGCTGTGCTCGCCTGTCAAGGGCAAGGTCATCAAGATGGCCGACGTGCCCGATCCCGTCTTTGGCGGCGAGGTCCTGGGCAAGGGCTGCGCCGTGTGGCCCGAGGACGACCTGGTCTACGCTCCCTGCGACGGCAAGGTGACCGTCACCATGGGTCACGCCGTGGGCCTGCAGTCCGATAGCGGCATCGAGGTTCTGGTGCACGTCGGTGTCGATACCGTCAACATGAACGGCGACGGCTTCGAGGGCTTCGTCAAGGCCGACGACGTCGTGAAGGCTGGCCAGCCCATACTCAAGATCGACCGCGCCAAGATCGCCGCTGCCGGTTACAAGGACTGCGTCGTCGTGGCTGTGTCCAACACCGCCGAGTTTGCCGATGTCGAGCTCGCCGTTGAGGCTGAGTCCGCCGTCGCCGCCGGCGATGCCATCGTCAAGGTCGTCCGCAAGTAA